A window of Methanolobus sediminis contains these coding sequences:
- the fpoJ gene encoding F420H2 dehydrogenase subunit FpoJ: MLNKEISFTAMDVITSVYNYLKPRILGMIIAALFLAVIIVSVAFTSWPIMDQLPQDIADQSNIQGIGMMIFTDFVVPFEILSIILLSALMGAIYMAKGDDNK, translated from the coding sequence ATGCTGAATAAAGAAATATCATTTACAGCAATGGATGTTATCACATCTGTGTATAACTACCTTAAACCACGAATACTTGGAATGATCATCGCAGCTCTGTTCCTGGCAGTGATTATTGTGTCAGTTGCCTTTACAAGCTGGCCGATAATGGATCAGCTTCCACAGGATATTGCTGACCAGAGTAACATCCAGGGTATCGGAATGATGATTTTCACTGATTTCGTGGTTCCGTTCGAAATACTATCAATCATATTGTTGTCCGCATTGATGGGTGCCATCTACATGGCAAAAGGAGATGATAACAAATGA
- a CDS encoding NADH-quinone oxidoreductase subunit B produces MLTDSNAIADFIKKTKIQDVLNWGRKNSLWFMVNAMGCCGVELLATGMAHYDTDRFGIIPRNSPRHADVMIISGYVTKKYLPALKRIWDQMPAPKWVICFGDCAISGGPFYESYSTHQNVDDVFPVDVFVPGCPPRCEALIQGFVELQKKIEAKKDKGTDY; encoded by the coding sequence ATGCTTACCGACTCAAATGCTATCGCTGATTTCATTAAGAAAACAAAGATTCAGGATGTTCTTAACTGGGGACGTAAGAATTCATTATGGTTCATGGTAAATGCAATGGGTTGCTGTGGTGTTGAGCTGCTTGCTACTGGTATGGCTCACTACGATACTGACCGTTTTGGTATCATCCCACGTAACTCCCCAAGGCATGCTGATGTAATGATCATCAGTGGTTATGTGACAAAGAAATACCTGCCAGCTCTGAAAAGGATATGGGATCAGATGCCTGCACCTAAATGGGTAATATGCTTTGGAGATTGTGCTATCAGCGGTGGTCCTTTCTATGAGTCATATAGTACCCATCAGAATGTAGATGATGTCTTCCCGGTAGATGTTTTTGTTCCTGGATGTCCTCCAAGATGTGAAGCTCTTATTCAGGGTTTTGTTGAGCTTCAGAAAAAGATCGAAGCAAAGAAGGACAAAGGTACTGATTACTGA
- the fpoN gene encoding F(420)H(2) dehydrogenase subunit N: MDIMLLAPEIVIAVTGLAVLLIGLFLPTDSKKVLGYLASLGVLVALGLTISSLGTEATLFNNTVTIDALSQYFKIVFLVVALLFSIAGIKYTEGHSHTEEFFTLGLFGTIGMMFVASANDLMVLFVAFELASLATYALAGFEKKNAKSLEAAMKYFIIGSLSAALMLLGISYVYGATGTTSIPEIAANSATLVSSPMGIVAVVLLLAGFGFKIALVPFHMWAPDTYQGSPSVVSALLAAGSKKMGIVAALKVFVVALIALKADWQIAFAILAVITMTYGNVVALKQTSVKRMLAYSSLAQAGYITMAFVVLTPLALGGGIFYALSHGFMKAGAFIATAAVTYMVLSENKDSADPDHIDNFRGLGKRMPITALCMTIFVFALAGIPLTAGYMSKFVLFSSTIQAGFVWLAVIAILNSAISLGYYAKIVKYMYFLPTDGDKVSEPFPYTIALIVAAIGVLAIGFWSEPFVHWAMEAASVLIPGGM, from the coding sequence ATGGATATAATGTTATTAGCACCTGAAATTGTCATTGCAGTTACTGGACTGGCAGTATTGCTTATCGGACTGTTCCTTCCAACAGACTCAAAGAAAGTTCTTGGCTATCTGGCATCACTTGGTGTCCTTGTAGCACTTGGACTGACGATCTCAAGTCTTGGAACAGAAGCAACATTGTTCAATAACACTGTAACAATTGATGCCCTGTCCCAGTACTTCAAAATAGTCTTCCTTGTGGTTGCATTACTCTTTAGTATTGCAGGTATCAAGTATACTGAAGGTCACAGTCACACTGAGGAATTCTTTACTCTTGGACTGTTTGGAACAATCGGTATGATGTTCGTTGCATCAGCAAACGACCTTATGGTACTCTTCGTGGCATTCGAACTTGCAAGTCTTGCAACATACGCACTTGCAGGTTTTGAGAAGAAGAACGCCAAGTCACTGGAAGCAGCCATGAAGTACTTCATCATCGGTTCACTTTCAGCAGCACTTATGCTTCTTGGTATCTCATATGTCTACGGAGCAACCGGTACAACCAGCATCCCTGAAATTGCAGCAAATTCCGCTACACTTGTATCAAGTCCAATGGGAATTGTTGCAGTAGTTCTTCTGCTGGCAGGCTTCGGTTTCAAGATCGCTCTTGTACCATTCCACATGTGGGCACCTGATACATACCAGGGTTCACCATCAGTTGTATCAGCACTGCTTGCAGCAGGCTCAAAGAAGATGGGTATCGTAGCAGCTCTCAAGGTATTCGTGGTTGCACTCATCGCTCTAAAGGCAGACTGGCAGATCGCTTTTGCAATACTTGCAGTCATCACGATGACATACGGTAACGTTGTAGCCCTTAAACAGACAAGTGTCAAGAGAATGCTTGCATACTCCTCACTTGCACAGGCAGGTTACATTACAATGGCATTTGTGGTACTCACACCACTTGCACTCGGCGGTGGAATATTCTATGCACTGTCACACGGTTTCATGAAGGCAGGAGCTTTCATTGCAACAGCAGCTGTGACATACATGGTACTTTCAGAGAACAAGGATTCAGCTGACCCGGACCACATTGATAACTTCAGAGGTCTTGGAAAGAGAATGCCAATAACTGCTCTCTGTATGACAATATTTGTATTTGCTCTTGCAGGTATTCCTCTTACAGCAGGTTACATGAGCAAGTTCGTATTGTTCTCATCCACTATCCAGGCAGGCTTTGTGTGGCTTGCAGTAATTGCAATTCTTAACAGTGCAATTTCACTTGGCTACTATGCAAAGATTGTCAAGTACATGTACTTCCTGCCAACAGACGGCGATAAGGTCTCAGAACCATTCCCATACACCATTGCACTTATAGTTGCAGCAATCGGTGTACTTGCAATTGGTTTCTGGTCAGAGCCATTTGTCCACTGGGCAATGGAAGCAGCATCAGTACTGATTCCAGGAGGTATGTAA
- the fpoC gene encoding F420H2 dehydrogenase subunit FpoC: MDANSIISSLTGKFPEDIFDANIESEIRIVAKVKPENVVEVCRYLKEDLSFGHLCCEFGVDYPDRNEIEVIYVIGSYEHPVVLTMKAILPRDNPEVESVVPVYWNANWYERETYELFGVKYLNHPDLKPLVLPKEMLGEWPLRKDYKGFPNKTARNLV; encoded by the coding sequence ATGGACGCTAATTCTATTATCTCTTCACTTACAGGCAAGTTCCCTGAAGACATCTTCGATGCAAATATCGAATCTGAGATCAGGATCGTTGCCAAAGTGAAGCCGGAAAATGTAGTGGAAGTTTGCCGCTACCTCAAGGAAGACCTTTCTTTCGGACACCTCTGCTGTGAATTCGGAGTAGACTATCCGGACAGGAATGAGATCGAAGTAATATACGTAATAGGTTCCTACGAACACCCGGTCGTCCTGACCATGAAGGCGATCCTTCCAAGGGACAACCCGGAGGTCGAATCTGTGGTGCCTGTTTACTGGAATGCTAACTGGTACGAAAGAGAAACGTACGAACTGTTTGGTGTGAAGTACCTTAACCACCCCGACCTTAAACCTCTTGTACTTCCAAAAGAGATGCTCGGTGAGTGGCCACTGCGTAAGGATTACAAAGGCTTCCCCAACAAGACAGCAAGGAATTTGGTGTGA
- the fpoI gene encoding F420H2 dehydrogenase subunit FpoI, translated as MVIKNIITAVKNIYFGPPVTRMCPEEPTKLSDRFRGLQVLDKTKCIGCGICANTCPNNCIKIVRARINPDSNKQRWFPSIDIGHCLFCGLCISQCPKDALESSKVYLTGVIRWNHEDLLFTPDMLAREVDINAEEEAGEEVSRWTPQ; from the coding sequence ATGGTTATTAAAAATATCATAACAGCAGTAAAGAACATTTATTTCGGCCCTCCTGTTACAAGAATGTGTCCGGAAGAACCAACAAAACTTTCAGACAGGTTCAGAGGCTTACAAGTACTGGATAAAACGAAATGTATAGGCTGTGGAATATGTGCCAACACATGTCCCAACAATTGTATCAAGATCGTCAGGGCACGTATCAATCCTGACAGTAACAAGCAGAGATGGTTCCCTTCGATTGACATAGGTCACTGTCTGTTCTGTGGTCTTTGTATCAGTCAGTGTCCAAAGGATGCACTGGAAAGTTCAAAGGTATACCTGACAGGTGTAATCCGCTGGAACCATGAGGATCTTCTCTTTACACCGGACATGCTGGCAAGGGAAGTTGACATTAATGCTGAAGAAGAAGCTGGTGAAGAGGTGAGCAGATGGACGCCACAATAG
- the fpoK gene encoding F420H2 dehydrogenase subunit FpoK gives MIPIVLYLALAAIIFSIGLYGIMTQRSGIRILMCVELMLNSANINLVAFSSYHHDLTGQVFALFSIALAACEAAVGFAILMALYRMKDTISLDHINVLRW, from the coding sequence ATGATACCAATTGTACTTTATCTTGCTCTTGCAGCAATTATCTTCTCTATAGGTCTCTATGGAATCATGACACAGCGTAGTGGTATTCGTATTCTCATGTGTGTGGAACTCATGCTTAACTCTGCAAACATTAACCTTGTAGCATTTTCAAGCTATCACCATGATCTTACTGGACAGGTATTTGCACTGTTCTCCATTGCACTTGCAGCATGTGAAGCAGCAGTCGGCTTTGCTATACTCATGGCCCTTTACAGAATGAAGGATACGATCAGCCTTGACCATATTAACGTACTGAGGTGGTAA
- the fpoL gene encoding F420H2 dehydrogenase subunit FpoL, producing the protein MAVENLAFLIPVLPALAFVLTFFLGKKLPTGGAIIPIAAIATSFVISLLITLNLLANPEEVVSQSYSWFAMLNIGILVDPLAAVMLTMVTFVSLLIHIYSTGYMSHDKAPSRYFAETALFTASMLGLILSDNILQLFICWELVGVCSYLLIGFWFQKPSAATAAKKAFLTTRIGDVMFLTGIIVLFSDLYKIFNGTIPDGVFILRFDEIFAHISDIAAINANIFGMEVSHITLITLLFFGGAVGKSGQFPLHVWLPDAMEGPTTVSALIHAATMVTAGVYLVARTFPMFIAAPDSLMVVAYVGAFTALFAGTMGIVMNDLKRVLAYSTISQLGYMMLGLGVGAAVGSEAVGIALFHLINHAFFKALLFLCAGSVIHAVGTHDMRQLGGVAKVMPITAITMIIASLALTGMGIPGTSIGTSGFFSKDAIIESAYLFGETTGSWIPYLLSIAAALLTSIYIFRLIFMTFYGKPRTDYGGHESPASMTIPLSILALFALVFGGLTSKTFNTFVSETFVNNFVNMDISSLATLGGYHLAEHAGEEPILILWLPLIMALAGLVITFLIYGLQIVNMDSIVSRNNPIYKLLYNRYYQNAIFTNFVSVKIIYEGFAFAGRAVDRGFDWIVKWFSDVTLEAGESLRQFQTGAVQNYATAVITGVSLLIILVKVVMEVL; encoded by the coding sequence ATGGCAGTCGAAAATCTTGCATTCTTAATACCAGTTCTGCCTGCACTGGCCTTTGTGCTTACATTCTTCCTTGGGAAGAAACTGCCAACCGGCGGTGCAATAATTCCAATAGCAGCTATTGCTACATCATTCGTAATTTCACTATTAATTACATTGAACCTGCTTGCAAATCCTGAAGAAGTTGTGAGCCAGTCATACAGCTGGTTTGCCATGCTCAACATAGGTATCCTTGTTGACCCACTGGCAGCAGTCATGCTTACGATGGTTACATTCGTAAGTCTGCTTATCCACATTTATTCAACAGGTTACATGTCACACGACAAGGCACCTTCCAGGTACTTTGCCGAGACAGCACTGTTTACAGCTTCAATGCTTGGTCTGATTCTTTCAGACAACATCCTCCAGCTCTTTATTTGCTGGGAACTTGTAGGTGTCTGTTCATATCTTCTCATTGGATTCTGGTTCCAGAAACCATCCGCTGCAACAGCAGCAAAGAAGGCTTTCCTGACAACCAGGATTGGTGACGTAATGTTCCTTACAGGTATTATTGTCCTGTTCTCAGACCTTTACAAGATATTCAACGGTACCATCCCTGATGGTGTCTTTATACTCAGATTCGACGAGATCTTCGCACACATTTCTGATATTGCAGCAATTAATGCAAACATCTTTGGAATGGAAGTCAGCCACATCACTCTGATAACACTCCTGTTCTTCGGTGGTGCTGTTGGTAAGTCAGGTCAGTTCCCACTTCATGTGTGGCTCCCTGATGCAATGGAAGGTCCAACAACCGTTTCTGCTCTCATACACGCAGCAACAATGGTTACAGCCGGTGTCTATCTGGTTGCAAGAACATTCCCAATGTTCATCGCAGCTCCTGACTCACTCATGGTTGTAGCATATGTAGGTGCTTTCACTGCATTGTTTGCAGGAACAATGGGTATTGTCATGAACGACCTTAAGCGTGTACTCGCATACTCCACCATAAGTCAGCTCGGTTACATGATGCTTGGACTTGGTGTTGGTGCAGCAGTAGGATCTGAAGCAGTAGGTATTGCTCTTTTCCACCTGATCAACCACGCATTCTTCAAGGCTCTTCTCTTCCTGTGTGCTGGTAGTGTTATTCACGCAGTTGGTACACATGATATGAGACAGCTTGGAGGAGTCGCAAAGGTAATGCCAATTACAGCAATTACAATGATCATTGCTTCACTGGCGCTTACCGGAATGGGTATTCCAGGTACATCCATAGGTACAAGCGGTTTCTTCAGTAAGGATGCAATCATAGAGAGTGCATACCTCTTCGGAGAAACAACAGGATCATGGATACCATATTTACTTTCAATTGCAGCAGCTCTACTGACTTCTATCTATATCTTCAGGCTTATCTTCATGACATTCTATGGTAAGCCACGCACAGATTATGGAGGCCACGAGTCCCCTGCATCAATGACAATCCCACTATCAATACTTGCACTGTTTGCACTGGTCTTCGGTGGACTTACATCCAAGACATTCAATACATTTGTAAGCGAGACATTTGTGAACAATTTCGTAAACATGGATATTTCAAGTCTGGCAACACTTGGTGGTTATCACCTTGCAGAACATGCTGGTGAAGAGCCAATACTTATACTCTGGCTACCACTCATCATGGCACTTGCAGGTCTTGTAATTACATTCCTGATCTACGGACTTCAGATTGTCAACATGGACAGCATTGTTTCAAGAAACAACCCAATTTACAAACTCCTGTACAACAGGTACTACCAGAACGCTATATTCACCAACTTTGTCTCAGTCAAGATAATCTACGAAGGCTTTGCCTTTGCAGGACGTGCAGTTGACAGAGGATTTGACTGGATTGTCAAATGGTTCAGCGACGTTACACTGGAAGCAGGTGAATCACTGCGTCAGTTCCAGACAGGAGCAGTACAGAATTACGCCACAGCAGTAATAACCGGAGTAAGTCTTCTGATTATTCTTGTTAAAGTGGTAATGGAGGTACTCTAA
- the fpoA gene encoding F420H2 dehydrogenase subunit FpoA, with product MSGIIDISNIANSYIPVAIILIVALVMPPMTMLIIKLLSPRSKASAKYTTYEAGSLPIGNARIQFNVEYYLYAIAFVLFDIEVLFLYPWATIFKGHGIDFIATVEMLVFIFIVLFGYVYLIKKEALKWIK from the coding sequence ATGTCAGGAATAATCGATATTAGTAACATAGCCAATAGTTACATACCGGTTGCGATAATTCTCATTGTGGCATTAGTGATGCCTCCCATGACAATGCTTATCATTAAATTGTTAAGTCCGAGGAGTAAGGCATCAGCAAAGTACACGACATATGAGGCTGGTTCCTTACCAATAGGAAATGCCAGAATTCAATTCAATGTTGAGTATTATCTTTATGCCATTGCTTTTGTTCTCTTTGATATTGAAGTCCTTTTCCTTTATCCCTGGGCTACGATTTTCAAGGGACATGGTATTGATTTTATAGCAACTGTCGAAATGCTTGTCTTTATTTTTATTGTATTGTTTGGCTACGTTTATCTGATCAAGAAGGAGGCTCTTAAATGGATAAAATAG
- the fpoH gene encoding F420H2 dehydrogenase subunit FpoH: MMMDIEAIIYNPILRGIFGLCIMGAVFGGACVAVWFERKLSADVQQRYGPMRVGPHGLLQLVADAIKLFTKEDIIPKNADKLLFTSAPILLMGSVFLMLVAMPFGAIIIDGQSYVLAATEMDISILYIEAMSAISIIGIFMVAYSANNKFSVLGAFRNFARMIGYEVPLGICVVSVAIMAGSLNIVEIAEAQSPLWFIIMQPLGAIVFFIALMADMGRLPFDQNESEEELIAGWMTEYTSMRFGYCFFAEYIHLILGSMLVVLLFLGGWNLPAFLTNITILGIILPTAFFLLKVALVILFIIMIRWAVPRYRIDQVVDLSWKKLLPLALLNLGWVIALGLLGVY, translated from the coding sequence ATGATGATGGATATAGAAGCAATAATCTATAACCCGATCCTGAGGGGTATCTTTGGATTGTGCATCATGGGTGCAGTTTTCGGTGGTGCCTGTGTAGCTGTCTGGTTTGAGCGTAAACTCTCTGCAGATGTTCAGCAGAGGTACGGTCCTATGAGAGTAGGTCCACACGGATTACTTCAGCTTGTTGCAGATGCTATCAAGCTGTTCACGAAAGAAGATATCATACCAAAGAATGCTGACAAATTGTTATTCACATCAGCACCGATCCTTCTTATGGGATCAGTTTTCCTGATGCTTGTTGCAATGCCTTTTGGTGCTATCATTATAGATGGTCAGAGTTATGTGCTCGCTGCAACAGAGATGGATATAAGTATCCTTTATATTGAAGCAATGTCTGCAATCTCAATTATCGGTATTTTCATGGTTGCATACAGTGCTAACAACAAGTTCTCTGTTCTCGGAGCTTTCAGGAACTTTGCACGTATGATTGGATATGAAGTTCCTCTCGGTATCTGTGTTGTGAGTGTTGCTATCATGGCAGGTTCACTGAACATAGTAGAGATCGCTGAGGCTCAGAGCCCTCTCTGGTTCATAATAATGCAGCCTCTTGGAGCTATTGTATTCTTCATTGCTCTTATGGCTGATATGGGTCGTCTTCCTTTTGACCAGAACGAGTCCGAGGAAGAACTCATTGCAGGTTGGATGACCGAGTACACAAGTATGAGATTCGGTTACTGTTTCTTTGCAGAATATATTCACCTGATCCTTGGTTCAATGCTTGTTGTACTATTGTTCCTTGGTGGATGGAATCTCCCTGCATTCCTGACTAATATCACAATCCTTGGTATAATCCTCCCAACTGCTTTCTTCCTGTTGAAGGTGGCACTGGTGATTCTCTTTATCATCATGATCAGATGGGCTGTTCCAAGGTACAGGATCGATCAGGTAGTAGACCTGAGCTGGAAAAAACTTCTGCCATTGGCCCTCCTTAACCTTGGATGGGTAATTGCACTTGGTCTGCTGGGGGTATACTAA
- the fpoM gene encoding F(420)H(2) dehydrogenase subunit M produces MMPILSMIVLIPLIFAALALFTKTKEQARVIALAGTVIVLLLTVYMYFNFDSTIADNQFEELAQWVPSLGITYHLGVDGIAMPLILLNAIVLPLLVLFTWNDDRKSPNKFYALILATEGAVIGVFTALDFFLFYVFWELTLIPLFFMVSIWGGPNKHKAAIKFFIYTHVASLVMLLGIFGLYFAAWDLTGTPSLDIPYLIGQFQFIESGIAKDMIFLALLFGFIVKIPSFPFHSWLPDAYTEAPTAGSVLFVMLKIGGYGLFKVMLPMLPFTASPNLMITIMAVLGSVSILYGAFLALSQKDMKRMVAYSSVSHMGYVTLGAAGLISLSVSGAMFQQFSHGLIMSIMFMSCGVINNTTGTRIMNNLGGLAQKMPKLAVIMVLTFMASLGLPGLTGFIAEVSVLAGSFVNLPSYVIIAVMAIVITAAYHLWALQRAMFGVYNEKLGTVTDINVFQTFSMGVIAILIVYFGLHPTPVLDMMITNSDHIVSLMAAMGV; encoded by the coding sequence ATGATGCCGATACTTTCAATGATCGTGCTGATACCTCTGATATTCGCAGCACTTGCATTATTCACAAAAACAAAGGAACAGGCAAGAGTAATAGCACTTGCCGGTACTGTTATTGTACTGTTACTTACAGTATACATGTACTTTAACTTCGACAGCACTATAGCAGATAACCAATTCGAGGAACTTGCACAGTGGGTACCATCACTTGGAATTACCTACCACCTCGGTGTTGATGGAATCGCAATGCCATTGATTCTTCTCAATGCAATTGTACTTCCACTTCTCGTTCTCTTCACATGGAACGATGACAGGAAATCACCAAACAAGTTCTACGCACTTATACTCGCAACAGAGGGTGCAGTAATCGGTGTATTCACCGCACTGGACTTCTTCCTGTTCTACGTATTCTGGGAACTTACACTCATACCGCTCTTCTTCATGGTGAGCATATGGGGAGGACCCAATAAACATAAAGCAGCAATTAAGTTCTTTATCTATACTCATGTAGCTTCCCTTGTGATGCTGCTCGGTATATTCGGACTTTACTTTGCAGCATGGGATCTGACAGGAACACCAAGCCTTGATATACCATATCTGATTGGTCAGTTCCAGTTCATTGAATCTGGAATTGCAAAGGATATGATATTCCTTGCACTGCTCTTCGGTTTCATTGTAAAGATACCAAGTTTCCCATTCCACTCATGGCTTCCAGATGCATATACTGAGGCTCCAACAGCCGGAAGTGTGCTCTTTGTCATGCTCAAGATCGGTGGATATGGTCTCTTTAAGGTCATGCTTCCAATGTTGCCATTCACAGCATCACCAAACCTGATGATCACCATCATGGCAGTCCTTGGTTCCGTAAGTATACTCTATGGTGCATTCCTTGCACTCTCACAGAAGGACATGAAGAGAATGGTTGCATACTCCAGTGTAAGCCACATGGGCTACGTAACACTCGGTGCAGCCGGTCTGATATCACTCTCTGTATCAGGAGCAATGTTCCAGCAGTTTTCACACGGACTTATCATGAGCATTATGTTCATGTCATGTGGTGTTATCAACAACACAACAGGTACAAGGATAATGAACAATCTTGGTGGTCTTGCACAGAAAATGCCAAAGCTGGCAGTCATTATGGTACTGACATTTATGGCATCCCTTGGACTTCCAGGTCTCACTGGTTTCATTGCTGAAGTATCCGTACTTGCAGGAAGCTTTGTGAACCTGCCATCATATGTGATAATCGCAGTAATGGCCATTGTGATAACAGCAGCATATCACCTTTGGGCTCTCCAGAGGGCTATGTTTGGTGTCTATAATGAGAAACTTGGTACAGTAACGGATATCAATGTCTTCCAGACTTTTTCAATGGGAGTCATTGCAATACTCATAGTATACTTCGGACTTCATCCAACCCCGGTACTTGATATGATGATTACGAACTCTGATCACATAGTCAGCCTTATGGCTGCAATGGGGGTGTAA
- the fpoO gene encoding F420H2 dehydrogenase subunit FpoO, protein MTDCDLCGVGIPTVVPVRVFKPKYEHSYPHGMWQGLCEGCLNAGKKAHDALAESPSCGTAGVCDFCGAIAQLHDVTISRPSFSKGADPDTLGICKKCLASINEAHEAWEKQKAEDEHAHH, encoded by the coding sequence ATGACAGATTGTGATCTTTGCGGAGTTGGAATTCCAACAGTGGTTCCTGTCAGAGTATTCAAACCAAAGTACGAGCATTCATATCCTCACGGAATGTGGCAGGGACTTTGTGAAGGATGCCTCAATGCAGGTAAAAAAGCCCATGATGCACTGGCAGAGTCTCCTAGCTGCGGAACAGCAGGTGTATGTGATTTCTGCGGTGCAATTGCACAGTTGCACGATGTAACGATCAGCAGACCTTCATTCTCAAAAGGTGCTGACCCTGATACACTAGGCATCTGCAAGAAGTGTCTTGCTTCAATCAACGAAGCACACGAAGCATGGGAAAAGCAGAAGGCTGAAGACGAACACGCACATCATTAA
- a CDS encoding NADH-quinone oxidoreductase subunit J — MDATIGSIIELIVFAILALVSIVFAIFVVTAKDVVRAAIALVVTMFIVAAFYILLNAQFLGVVQVLVYIGAVGVLILFAVMLTKKEFGTDAE; from the coding sequence ATGGACGCCACAATAGGCTCAATAATTGAATTGATCGTCTTTGCGATCCTTGCTCTTGTATCGATAGTGTTCGCAATATTTGTAGTAACAGCTAAAGACGTAGTCAGAGCAGCCATTGCACTTGTAGTAACAATGTTCATTGTTGCAGCTTTCTATATACTGCTCAATGCTCAGTTCCTTGGAGTAGTCCAGGTACTTGTATACATTGGTGCAGTCGGTGTACTGATACTGTTCGCTGTAATGCTTACTAAGAAGGAGTTTGGTACAGATGCTGAATAA
- the fpoD gene encoding F420H2 dehydrogenase subunit FpoD: MDETVGPSEMIVHLGPQHPMMPGPFRLNAKLRGETVVDSEVEMGWIHKGIEKILESKTYLQGITIVDRICYLAAMTNEEAYVGSVEKLAGIEVPERAQYIRVIMEELSRLQSHLLGMGEYASFVGFVSMFMYTIRDREDVMSLIDSVTGARVTHSFLRYGGVKDDLPDGFKDDVKYVFGNLRKAIDNYEELYRTDAIYKARTKGIGVLTADVAKDLGVSGPPLRATGVAFDIRKDEPYLVYNDLDFKVCTQTDGDVFARIQVRLDEMRESMYIIEQCLDQIPSGPLFPEGTPYGKRSPVMRVPAGEVFHRVEDPRGEMGFYMVSDGSDKPYRVKIRGPVYPTLQTLPPLLQGVPVADIVAIAGSMDTCTSEVDR, from the coding sequence ATGGATGAAACAGTTGGACCTTCTGAAATGATAGTACACCTTGGCCCACAGCACCCCATGATGCCAGGACCATTCAGGCTGAATGCAAAACTTAGGGGTGAGACCGTTGTGGACTCTGAGGTCGAGATGGGCTGGATCCACAAAGGAATTGAAAAGATCCTTGAAAGCAAAACATACCTTCAGGGCATTACTATTGTTGACAGGATATGCTACCTTGCAGCAATGACCAACGAAGAGGCTTATGTTGGTAGTGTTGAGAAGCTTGCAGGTATCGAAGTGCCTGAAAGAGCACAGTATATCCGTGTAATTATGGAAGAACTTTCCAGATTACAGAGCCACCTGCTCGGTATGGGAGAATATGCTTCTTTTGTAGGATTTGTAAGTATGTTCATGTATACCATCAGGGACAGGGAAGATGTGATGTCTCTTATTGACTCCGTTACCGGAGCACGTGTCACACACAGTTTCCTGCGTTATGGTGGTGTAAAGGACGACCTTCCAGACGGATTCAAGGATGATGTAAAATATGTCTTTGGAAACCTGAGAAAGGCTATTGATAATTATGAAGAACTGTACAGGACCGATGCTATCTACAAGGCAAGAACAAAGGGTATAGGAGTTCTTACAGCAGATGTTGCAAAGGATCTTGGTGTATCAGGACCACCACTCAGGGCGACAGGTGTTGCTTTCGATATTCGTAAGGATGAACCTTACCTCGTCTACAATGACCTTGATTTCAAGGTATGCACACAGACTGATGGTGACGTTTTCGCAAGAATCCAGGTACGTCTGGATGAAATGCGCGAAAGTATGTACATTATCGAGCAGTGTCTTGACCAGATTCCATCAGGACCACTCTTCCCGGAGGGAACTCCATATGGAAAGAGGTCACCTGTAATGAGAGTTCCAGCCGGAGAGGTATTCCACCGTGTGGAGGACCCAAGAGGAGAAATGGGATTCTATATGGTATCCGATGGTTCAGATAAACCATACCGTGTAAAGATAAGAGGACCTGTGTACCCAACACTTCAGACCCTGCCACCACTTCTTCAAGGAGTACCAGTTGCAGATATTGTGGCAATTGCCGGTAGTATGGACACATGTACCAGTGAGGTTGACAGGTGA